The DNA sequence GGTGAAATACCCGTCTCTATCATTGCTTTACAAATAGCGATAAATTCATCCTGCCGGCCTACACAGAATTTAAACCCGATAGGTTTACCCCCAGACAAGTCACGTAATTTTTTAACAAAATTTAATAGTTCAACCGGTGTTGAAAATGCACTGTGCGATGGAGGAGAGACAACATCTTGCCCCATTGGAACATGGCGGATAGCAGCAATTTCTTCTGTTAATTTAGCGGCAGGTAGAATTCCCCCGTGGCCTGGTTTAGCACCTTGAGATAATTTAATCTCTATCATTTTAACGACATGTTTTGTCGCATTTTCTGTAAAGGTTTCAGGGTTAAAGCGCCCATCATTATCACGACATCCAAAATACCCTGTTCCTAACTGCCATACTATATCGCCACCATGCTCCAGATGGTAAGGGCTAATACTCCCTTCCCCAGTGTTATGTGAGAAACCACCTATTTTAGCGCCACGATTAAGTGCCATAATTGCATTTTTACTTAAAGCCCCATAACTCATTGCTGATATATTGAGTGGAGATGCCATATAAGGTTTTAGACAATCAGGTCCACCAAACTTCACACGAGGATCTAAATCTAACAGGTGTTTGGGTTGCATTGAATGATTTACCCACTCATATCCGGCACGGTTCACATCAAAAATAGTACCAAAAGGACGTGTATCTCTATCCCCTTTTGAACGTTGATAAATTAAAGATCTAAACTCTCTTGGAATAGGTGCGCCACTCGTATCTGACTCAACAAAATACTGTTGTATTTCTGGCCTGATAGATTCAAACAAATATCTCAATCGACCAAATACTGGGTATAAGCGGCAGATAGAGTGTTTATGCTGAAACATGTCATAAAAGCCAATCATAATGACTGGAATCAATACCACAAAAGCCCACAACCAGATGTGAGACAACAGTGATAAAGCTGCAACTAAAATAACTGATACAAGCGAAAATTTGACGAAAGCTTGGCGCATTGTCATAAAGTAAAATCCTTATTTTTAGTATTAAATATACGAGTTTTCTGTCATCAAGAGACCGATAAGTTATTATTTAAATTTCATTATCTTTAAAAAGGAAAAGGCTGGACACCCAAACCTTTGTTAGGCTGATTAGTTATTTAAATTAGCGAGTAAAAGATCACAACCTTGTTTAAGTTTGGTTAATTCATCAATCGTCATTTTTGTCTTACACAACATAGCATTTGGAACCTGCTCTGCTTGCTGACGCATGGTTTGACCTTCATCGGATAAAGAAATTATCCGCACCCGTTCATCTTGTTGGCTGCGCGAACGAATAATTAATCCCTTACTTTCTAAGCGTTTTAACAACGGTGTTAATGTACCTGAATCTAAATGTACTTTGCCACCTAACGCTTTTACATTCATTGTTGAATATTGCCACAGCACCATCATGACTATGTACTGCAGGTAAGTTAAGTCCAACTTTTTCAATAGCGGCCGATAAGCCCTTCCCATTGCATTTGAAGCACTATATAGGGAAAAACAAATTTGTTTCTCTAAAGTAAAATTCGATGATTCATGCTGTTTTGTCATAAGTTTGTTATCCACAAATTAAGTATATTGTGCACAATATACTTGCCCTGCCGTTAAAATTCAATTAGGATATCTAAATACTAATTGCGCACAATTCAAATGCGCGCAATTTAAATTATCGGTAATAGGGAATAATAATGACTACTTTATATACAACATCAGCAACAGCGAATGCGGGCCGAAATGGACAAGTAACAACTGACGATAAAAAATTAGATCTTGCGTTAAGTTATCCAAAAGAGATGGGTGGCACGGGTGATGCAACAAACCCTGAACAATTATTTGCAGCGGGTTATTCTGCTTGTTTTTCTAATGCGCTTCTACATGTGGCACACGAAACTAAAATAGCAATAAAATCAGCACCTACAACTGCAACAGTCGGGATAGGACCAAATGAAAATAATGGTTTCGCTCTGACGGTCGCGTTATCGATAGAGCTCGAACTTGAGCAAACGGCAGCGATTGAACTGGTACAAAAAGCTCATCAGATATGCCCTTATTCAAATGCAGTACGCGGTAATATTGATGTTAAATTAATAGTAAACGGTGTCACTTTATAGTTTATTGAGCCTATAAACATAAAAATTTAATAACAGATACTTAGAGCCAAAGCACCTAAATATGCAGCAACCACTATCAAAGTGCCTTGTTTATATTTAGGTCTATTATTATAAATAATTAGCGCGAAAAGACTGGACACCCAAAGCTTTATTAGGTTAAGAACTTAAGCTTTTATGCCCTGCTATTAAGCAAGTCGACCAAAAAAAGTCATTCTAGCGGATTCCGATAAAGCAACATTGGGCTCTGAATTATAGGCTAATACCACCAGCATGCGTGTTGTATCACCAATGGTCGGTGTCACACGATGAATTGCATTACGGCCACGAAACAACACTAATGAACCCGGTTCAATAGTCAGAGATTTGACCTCTTTTTTTCCTGCTAAAACCCCTTCAACACCTTCAAAATTCATTTCTCCACGGTCTGCATCTCGCATATTATTAAGATATTCAAAAGAGCCACCTTGCTCTGGTTTTTGAATTAATAAAGTGATCGCAAAGGACGAATTATCAAAGTGCCATCCTAATTCTTGACCGGCACTGGCATAATGTAGGTTAATAGAAGAAAGCGGATCCGCATATTGATGCAGTGCTTTTATGTCCAACACTTGGGTTAAGAATGTTCTAAATAAAGCGGCATCATAAATGACTCTTAATGGCGAATGTTGTGAAATTTGATCATCCGTAATGCACCCTTTAGAGGAGTTAATTTGTTTGTTTTTAACATGGTCTAACGCGTAATCAGGATCAATATCAGTTAAGTACACATTATGGGTGTTCCCTGTATACCAGGCTAAACTTTGTTTTTCTTTGCCTTCATCAACAATGGCACGGATCGCCTGCTTAGTTAAAAAATCGGGTAAGACAATGGCCCCTTCACGCTCAAGCTTGGCTTTACAAGATTCAACTAACGCATTGCTTTCAAGATGATACTTCGATGTATTTAACACTTCTGATAACAACATATTTGATATCCTTTATCCTGTTGGTGATGTTCATCATACAATTATTCAGTGCTCAAGAGTAACCAATAAACCTGACGATGAATAACAATATATTGATGGCTTATCGTTAAGTAATACTTAACAATAAAATCATGTTAA is a window from the Psychromonas ingrahamii 37 genome containing:
- a CDS encoding MarR family winged helix-turn-helix transcriptional regulator, which produces MTKQHESSNFTLEKQICFSLYSASNAMGRAYRPLLKKLDLTYLQYIVMMVLWQYSTMNVKALGGKVHLDSGTLTPLLKRLESKGLIIRSRSQQDERVRIISLSDEGQTMRQQAEQVPNAMLCKTKMTIDELTKLKQGCDLLLANLNN
- a CDS encoding FMN-binding glutamate synthase family protein: MTMRQAFVKFSLVSVILVAALSLLSHIWLWAFVVLIPVIMIGFYDMFQHKHSICRLYPVFGRLRYLFESIRPEIQQYFVESDTSGAPIPREFRSLIYQRSKGDRDTRPFGTIFDVNRAGYEWVNHSMQPKHLLDLDPRVKFGGPDCLKPYMASPLNISAMSYGALSKNAIMALNRGAKIGGFSHNTGEGSISPYHLEHGGDIVWQLGTGYFGCRDNDGRFNPETFTENATKHVVKMIEIKLSQGAKPGHGGILPAAKLTEEIAAIRHVPMGQDVVSPPSHSAFSTPVELLNFVKKLRDLSGGKPIGFKFCVGRQDEFIAICKAMIETGISPDFITVDGGEGGTGAAPTEMTNSVGTPIRDGLTFVNNALIGFGLRKHIRIIASGKMFTAFHILRAIALGADTVNSARGMMMSLGCIQARTCNTDNCPTGIATQNPSRNKAIVVTNKAQRVANFQRETVKSLVELVGAAGLKGIHELEPKHINRRVQGTDVKNYAQLYPTIEENTLLDEIQIPESWRYDMQEAKAASW
- a CDS encoding HalD/BesD family halogenase, which gives rise to MLLSEVLNTSKYHLESNALVESCKAKLEREGAIVLPDFLTKQAIRAIVDEGKEKQSLAWYTGNTHNVYLTDIDPDYALDHVKNKQINSSKGCITDDQISQHSPLRVIYDAALFRTFLTQVLDIKALHQYADPLSSINLHYASAGQELGWHFDNSSFAITLLIQKPEQGGSFEYLNNMRDADRGEMNFEGVEGVLAGKKEVKSLTIEPGSLVLFRGRNAIHRVTPTIGDTTRMLVVLAYNSEPNVALSESARMTFFGRLA
- a CDS encoding organic hydroperoxide resistance protein, whose product is MTTLYTTSATANAGRNGQVTTDDKKLDLALSYPKEMGGTGDATNPEQLFAAGYSACFSNALLHVAHETKIAIKSAPTTATVGIGPNENNGFALTVALSIELELEQTAAIELVQKAHQICPYSNAVRGNIDVKLIVNGVTL